The window ATGCGGTTGGCGAACAGGTTGAAGTCCCGGGGCGGGTACTGGTCGGTATTGCTGGCGTCGGCCGGCGCGCTGCTGGCGAAGGGCGGCGAGCCCACCAGGTAGGCGATGACGTTGTAGTTGTGCGCCTTCATCTGTTGCATCGCCGCGTCGAGGGCGGCGACGTCATAGGTGCCTTGCTGCGGCTCGATCATCGGCCAGTGGATGGTCAAGCGGACCCAGTTCAGGCCCAACTGGTCGAGTTGGCTCATCTGTTTCTGGTAGATGCCCGGGTCGAAATACTGGAACTGGGCGTTGACCCCGAGGAAGTCCTTCCACTCGATCGCCCGTGGCGCCTTGAGCAGCACCTGGGAGGAGGACTGGGCATCGGTGTCGCGCCACTGCAGGGCACTGAGGGCTCCGGCCAGGATGACCAGCAACGGTACCCAGAGAATCGGTTTACGCCACATCTTCATGCCCTCGACACGCCTGCTCGAACACCTGCAGGAAACGTTTGGCGGTTTGGCTCCAGACTCGCTGGTCGCCGATCATGCTGGCGTGTTCGGCCCAGCGGATCGCCAGTTCGGGAGCGGCGCACAGGTGGCTGATTTCGGCCGCCAGCGCGCTGACGTTGCCTTGGGGGAAGATCACGCCGTTGCCCTGGGCGACTTCTTCGGCAAAGGAGCGGGCGTCTGAGGTGATCGCTCCGCGTCCGCAGGCGGCGGCCCAGGACAGTGCGCCGCTGGTTCCGCGCAGTTGGCCCAGCAGCTTGAGTTTGCTCGACTCGCGATAGGGCAGCACCATCACGTGGTGGGCCTGGATCACCTTGGGAATGTCGGCGGCCGGCAGGTCGAGCTGCCAGTCGATGCAGTCCTGCAGGTCGAGGCGCTGGATGTGCTGGCGCAACTGGTCGAGGTAACTGCCGGCCGGACCGAAGGCCATCTCCGGTTCGCTGCCGCCGGCCAGGGTCAGGCGCAGTTTGTGGCGCAACCCGGGTTGGTCGGTGAAGGTCATCGCCAGCGCATCGAGCAGGTCCTCGATGCCCTTGCCACGGTAGATGAAACCGAAATACAGCAGTTTCAGCGGTTCCAGTGGGGGTAGCGGTGCAGGCGCGATGGCCAGGTTGCCGTGGGGGATCACCGCCATCTGCTCGCCGCGCAGGCCCATGCGTTGGCGCAGGCAGTGGCTGCCCGATTGCGTCAGGGTGATCAGCCGGGTCAGGCTGCGCGCCAATTGCCGTTCTTCATGCAGGCACAGGGGGTCGGCCAGCACCGTGGCCACCTGTGGCAGGGGCGAGGGCAGCTTGCTGGCCAGCGACAGCGGCCAGGGCAGGCGCTCGCGGCGCCAGACCAGGCGCTCCGGGTCATGGATGGTCGCGGTCAGCGGCAATTGCGCAAAGCGTGCACGCAGGGCTCTCAGTGCATGGAACTCGGCGAGGCGGCCGCCACCGATTTCCGCATGCACCAGGTCGATGCCCTGCCAATCGTATTGGCCCACCGCCTGGATCGCGCGTTGCGGGTCGTTGCCCAGCCCGGCCAGCGGCGTGCTGATACGCGCACCGTGGCTTTCCAGGGCGGCCTTCAAGTGGCCGGCGTAGTCGGCGATGCCGTTCTGTTCCGGCGGCAGCGGGGCGAGCAGGGCGATATGCATCAGGCGTGACTCCGGATCCGTGCGAGGGTGTTGAGTACCCGTTCCGGAATTTCGAAGCGCCGGCGGTTGAGGATGATGCCGTCGACCCGCTTGAACGCCGTGTTGAGGGTCGTCAGGGCATTTTCCAGGATCGGTACGGTGGTGGTTTCCGCCTCGATGATCAGGGTGATCAGGTCGGCCTGGCGCAGGATCACGAAGGCTTCCTGGTTGGAGAAGAATGCGCCGGCGTTGAGCAGCAGGATTTCTCCGGGCTGCGCCGGCCCCTCGCCTTCGACGCGCACGTTGTGACCGCGCTGGCGCAGCAGTTCGCTCAGGTGTTCGATGACGAAGCTGACGCCCTCGTTGTGGCGGGCCGAGGTCAGGCCGATGCTCAGCCCGTGCTCGGCGACCCGTTCCAGCGGCAGTACCCCGTATAGCCGGTACATGCTCGCGGTGAAGGCGGTGCGCCGGCGAGGATCGTTGTCGCTGATGTCCTGCAGGCTGGTCCAGACCTTGACCCCGAAGCGCGACTCGATCTTGTCGCCGTCGTGGATGCGCTGGTCCAGCAGGTAGAAGAAATACAGGGCCAGCAGGCCGACCGCCAGGCTCAGCGGGATCGCCAGCAGGACCATGCTCAGGCTTTTCGGGAAGACCCGGCGTTCATTGAGAGTGGCCTGCTCGATGATCGCGATGTTGCTGATCTGGCTCTTGTCCAGCTCGCGGTCGATCCGGGCCTTCTCGGTGCTGTCGCTGTACAGCGCGAAGCTCTTCTCGGCGGCATCGAGTTCGCGTTGCAGGCGCGACATCTCGGGTTCGATGGCCAGGGCCTGGCGACGGTCCTGCTCGAGCTGGTCAAGCTGGGTCTTCTGTTGTGCGGCCTGGGTCTGCAGGCGGCTGAGGCTGGCCTGCTGGTCGGCGAAGCTGTTCTGCAGGCGGGTGTAGACCGGGTTCGGTGCCAGGTTGTCGGAACGCTGGACCACCGCATTCTGCGACTTGAGCAGCTTCTCCAGGTTGGCGATGGCGGTGTCCATGGCCTTGACCGGCGGTGCGCCTTCCTTGAAGGTGCGCAGCATCTCCTGGCGCTCGATCTGCTTGGAGTTGATCCGCTGTTGCAGGTCCTGGCGATCGGGGTTGATGCTCATCTGCCGACCGATGCTGATTTCCTTCTTCATGCTGTTGAGCTGCGCCTGGATACGTTCCAGGCCACTGCGGGTCGAAGCCACGGCGCGGGTGGTGTTCAGATGCTCGCCACGCAGGTTGTTGAGGTTGCGCGAGATATCGTTCAGGCGCTCGGAAATGCTCACCGCCCCCAGCTCGTTGAGGTGGGCCTCGATCTTTTTCTTGTAGTCGAGGATGCGAGCCTGGGTCGCCTTGCTTTCGCTTTCATAGAAGGTATAGAGGCTCTTGCGCCCGAGGCTGCGGGTACGCTCCTGCTCGTACTGTTCGATCCAGTTCTGGACGATGGTCTGGGCCACCGCCGGGTTGTTCCAGGTGAAACTGATCTCCATCACCGAGGAGCCGGCGGCGTGGGTCACGCTGAAGTTCTTCGACAACTGGTCGGCCAGGCGTTCGACCGGGGTTTGCTTCTCCACCAGGCCCAGCAGTTGCAGGAGGCCGCGGCCAGCGTCGACCAGGGCCTGCACGGTACTTTTGGCCAGGCTCTTGAGTGTGCCGAGGAAACCTTCCTGGGGCGGTACCCTGGACAGCTCGTTGAGGTACTGTTCGGCCACCAGGCGGGCGATCGGGCGTCCGGTCAGCATGCGCTCCTCGTCGAGAATCGGGTCACGCTGGGCACTGGGAATGATGGTTGCCTGGCGGTCGGAAATCTCGATCGGCAGGGTGCTGGTGTCGCGCCCCGGCTTGACCAGCAGCAGCGCCGTGGACTCGTAGCGGTTGGGCAGCAGGAAGGCACCCAGCAGGATGATGATCAAGGTCACCATGACGGTGATTTTCACTTCCCGCTTGAAAATGAAAAACAGGCGCAACAAATCGCGGAAGGAGCGGATATTGATCATGTGTGTTGTCCTTAACGATCAGTTGCTGTTTTCACGCAGGTTGTAGTTCACGCCGATACCGATCGATTTCTGGAACGGAATCAGTTGGTTCAGGTAGAGATCGACCCACTCGATGCCATTGCCTACATGGGATTTGGGCACGAAGACCACGTCGCCGCGCTGCAGCAGTACCGGTGGCCGGTTGCTGACACCGGCGAGCATGGTGTCGCGGTAGTCGAAGAAGTAGGTCTTGTAGCGGCCGTCGTCTTCCTGACGCAGCAGCGCGACATTGCGACTGTCCCCCACCGGCAACAGGCCACCGGCACCGATCAGTGCCTGTTCCAGGGTGGTGGCGGTGGTTACCGACAGGTTGTTCGGGTTGCGTACCGAACCGCCAACGAACACGGTATTGCCCGGCGAGGTGGAAATGTTCACCGTCAGCGCCGAGTCCTGGTAGATGTTCTTGAGCTTGTCCTGCAGGAACACGGTGAGCTCCTGTGGGGTCAGGCCCGCCGCCTTGACGTTGCCGATATACGGATAGGCGAAGCTGCCGTCGTTCATCACCGTGAACAGGGTCAGCTCGTAGATGGAGTTGGCGGTGAAGGCGGAGATCGACGGCGCCTCGCCGGTGTTGCGCACGATACGCAAGGTGTCGCCGGCCCGGATGCGCTGCGCCGGCAGGGGCTTGCCGGCCAGTGCCTCGCCCGCCCTGTGACCTTCCTGCAGCACATTTTTCTGTGGCAGCACCACCTTGGCCGGGATGCTGCAGGCGCTGAGCAATAGAACACTGAAGATCAGCAAGGGGGTTTTCATGGGTCGATTTTCCTGTCGTGCATGTTTACAGCTCCCTCACGGGCTGGGTGGTACTGAGCTTGCCGTGTTTCAGGATTTGCCGGCTTCGACGGGCACCCGCCCATAGATATCGGTGAAACGCACGATATCGTCTTCGCCCAGGTACTCGCCGCTCTGTACCTCGATCATCACCAGGTCGATCACCCCGGGGTTGACCAGGCGGTGGGTCTTGCCCGGCTTGATGAAGGTCGATTCGTTGGTATCGAGCAGGAATTCGTGCTCGCCGTTGGTGACCCGGGCCATGCCGCTGACGACGATCCAGTGCTCGCTGCGGTGGTGGTGCATTTGCAGCGAGAGCGAGGCGTCGGGCTTGACCACGATGCGCTTGATCTTGAAGCGCTTGCCTTCCTCCAGCACGGTGTAGGTCCCCCACGGCCGGGTGACCGTGCGATGCAGGCGATAGGCTTCGTGGCCCTGGCGCTTGAGCTCCTGGGCGATGAGTTTCACATCCTGGCTGCGCTTGCTGTCGGCGACCAGCAGGGCGTCGGGTGTGTCGATGATGATCAGGTCCTTGAGACCGACCCCGCCGACCAGGCGCTTGCGTGAGTCGATGTAGCAGTTGTGCACGTCGAACAGTACGGTTTCGCCGTTGCACTGGTTGCCGTTGGCATCGGCCGGGGTCAGGTCGCGTACCGCCTGCCACGAGCCGATGTCGCTCCAGCCCAGCTGGCAGGGCACGACCGCGACCTTCTTCGAACGCTCCATCAGCGCATAGTCGATGGAGATGTCCGGAGCCAGGCCCAGGGTCTTGCCGTCGAGTTCCAGTTGCAGTTCCTGGCTGCCCTCGCGGCCATGGCTGTGGGCCAGGCATTCGGTCATGGCCGCCAGTACATCCGGGGCGTGTTCCTGCAGTTCGCGCAGTACCACGTCGGCGCGCATGCAGAACATGCCGGCGTTCCACAGGTGCAGGCCGCCGTCGACGTAGCGCTGGGCCGTGGCTGCATCGGGTTTCTCGACGAAACGCGCGACCTGGAAGCTGCCCTCGTCCAGGGCCTGGCCTTTCTCGATGTAGCCAAAGCCGGTCTCCGCCTGGGTCGGTACCAGGCCGAAGGTCACCAGCCAGCCCTGGTCCGCCAGTTTGCGCGCGCTCTGGACCGCCTTGGCGAAGGCGTCCAGATCCTTGATCAGGTGATCCGCCGGCAGTACCAGCAGTTGTGCGTCCTCGCCGTAGAGCCGGGAGACGTGCAGGGCGGCAGCGGCTATGGCCGGTGCGGTGTTGCGCCCGAAGGGTTCCAGGATGAAGTCCAGGGCCGTGCCGCCCTTGTTCAGCAGGCGATAGTCATCCAGGGTACGAAAGAACACTTCCCGGTTGGTCACGGTCAACAGGCGTTGGACATCGGCCAGGCCGGTGGCACGGCGGAAGGTCTTCTGCAGCAGGCTCTCGCCATCGGGCAGGCGCATGAAGGGCTTGGGCATCGCTTCGCGCGAAACCGGCCAGAGTCGGGTACCGGCGCCGCCGGCGATGATGCAGGGAATGAGCAGGCTCATGTCAGAAGGCCTCGCGTGTCAGGAGCACTGCCGGGACAGTGCGGAACAGAATGTAGAGATCGAACCAGATCGACCAGTTCTCGATGTACTCCAGGTCGAACTCCACCCGTTTCTCGATCTTTTCCAGGGTGTCGGTTTCACCGCGATAGCCATTGATTTGTGCCAGCCCGGTGATCCCTGGCTTGACCCGATGGCGCGAGGTGTATTCCTTTACCGCTTCTTCGAACAGGATGCCAGCTGCCTTGGTCGCAGTGGCGTGGGGGCGCGGGCCGACCATGGACATGCTGCCGAGGAAGACATTGAACAGTTGCGGCAGCTCGTCGAGGCTGGTCTTGCGAATGAAGCGCCCGACCCGGGTGATCCGCGGGTCGCCGCGGGTAGTCTGTTTCTCGGCGTTGGCGTCGGCCTGGTGCTGGTGCATCGAGCGGAACTTGAACACCTCGATCAGCCGGTTGTTGTAGCCATAGCGTTTCTGGCGGAACAGGACCGGACCGGGCGAGTCGAGCTTGATCGCGATCGCCACCAGCAACATGATCGGTGCCAGCAGCAACAGCGCGATGCTCGACAGCACCATGTCCTCCAGCCGCTTGAACATCGGCGACCAGCCGCGCAGGGGCATCTCGGAGGCGTTGAACATCGGCAGGTTGGCGACTTCGGTGATGCGGTTGTGGGCATGGCGGAAGGCGACCATGTCCGGCACCAGCAGCACGTTGACCGGTAGCCGGCGCAGTTCGCGAATGATGTAGTCCATGCGGTTTTCCGCCGACCAGGGCAGGGCGACCAGCACCTGGGTCACCGTTTCCTCGCGGATCAGCCGCTCCAGGTCGCTGGAGTTGCCCAGCAGCGGCAGGTTGACCATGGTTTTCGGCAGCCGGCTGATGCGGTCGTCGATGAAACCGATCACTCCGGAGCGGATGTCCTGGTGTTGGGACAGGTATTCGGCCAGGCGCTGGCCGTTCTCGGTGGCACCGAGGATCACCGCATTCTGCAGGAAGATTCCGCGTTGCATCAGTTGCTGGAACAGTGCCAGCAGGATCAGCCGTTCGACGCCGAACAGGGTCAGGCTGGCGATGAACCAGACCAGCAGTTGCGTATTGTCCAGGTAGTTGAACAGCTGCAGCCCATGGTGCATGAACAGCAGCAGGCAGAAGGCCGAGGACCAGGCGATGAGGGTGATCTGGAAACGCAGCAGGTTGCTGAATATGGCCTCGGCATAGACTCCCAGCGCCTGGAAGATCAGTACGCTGATGACGCCGAAGAACAGCAGGATGGTCAGGTAGCTGCGGGTGATGTCCGGGGTCTGTTCGCGCAGGTAGATCAGGAACAGCAGGCCGGGCAGGATGGCGGTCAGTCCGTGGACCAGGCGAATGCCGAACAGGAAGTACTCGACCATGCTCGGCCGAGTGAGAAACAGGCTGTCGACTGGCTGCAAACGCATTGAGACCCCCTTCCTTTTCTACCTTCTCGAAATCGCCACTGCCAGGCAATTCGGTAGGTCATTCCTATATCAACGTCCCAGGGCTTTGCGCCGCCCCCATCCCTGGTAGCTGATTTATATGTCGGTTGGGACCGTTCCAGGCTGGTGTTCAGGCAAGGATAGGTCCTACTGCTCTTATGGTCTTAGCTGACATGTGTGTACATTTTTTCCTTTCGTGTACAAGGAGTAGGCTTGAGTAAAGCTCATGAAACACAGGGTCGCTAATTGAATGACAGCATGTAGCTGAAAAAAGTCGGCGACGTCGTGGTTTTGTGGGGCGGGCCCGGTCTAGAGCGTGCGTTGAACCGATGGGTGAAATAAATGCAGGGTATGACAAGTCGTTTGCGGCCTGCTGTGGTCACATTTTTCAAGGCCGTCGACACAGGAGGAAACGCCGATGAGCGAACGCAAGGCATTGCTGATTCTGCATGGCAAGCAGGCCCTCAATGAGGACGTCAGGACGGCTGTCGAGGACAGGCGCCGGGAAGGCTGGGAACTGGCCGTACGGTTGACCTGGGAGGCGGGTGACGCACAGCGTCTGGTGCATGAGGCGCTGCAACTGGGCTACCGCTATCTGATTGCCGGGGGCGGTGACGGTACCCTGCGCGACATCGCCGAGGCCCTGGCCCTGGCTGACACCCAGGCGAGCCTGGTGTTGATGCCGCTGGGTACCGCCAATGATTTCGCCCGGGCCGCCGGTGTGCCGCTGGAGCCCGCCGGGGCTCTGCAACTGCTGGATGTCCCGGCTCGCTCGATCGACCTCGGCGCGGTAGGTGGGCAGGTGTTCCTGAACATGGCCACCGGTGGTTTCGGCAGCCAGGTGACGGCCAATACATCCGAGGACCTGAAGAAGGTGCTGGGCGGTGCTGCCTACCTGTTCACCGGGCTGTCACGCTTTGGCGAGCTGCATGCCGCCTATGGCGAATTGCAGGGGCCGGATTTCCACTGGCGCGGCGAGCTGCTGGCGCTGGGGATCGGCAATGGCCGCCAGGCCGGTGGCGGGCACGAACTGTGTCCGCAGGCGCTGGTCGATGACGGCCTGCTCGATATCAGCATCCTGCCGGCGCCCCAGGAGGTGGTCGGCACCCTGCGCCGTTTGATGAGCGACGGTTGGGGCCTGGACAACATGTTCGTCCGGGCGCGGCTGCCCTGGGTCGAGATCAAGGTCGCCGAGGGGCTGTACCTGAATCTTGATGGCGAACCCCTGGAGAGCGACAGCCTGCGCTTCGAGGCGCGTCCCGGGGCACTGCGGGTGCACTTGCCGGCGGATTCGCCGCTGCTCAGTCGTCGAGACTGATGATGCGTTCGCGGACGGCGAACAGCACCAGGCCGGCGACGTCGAAGATCTGCAGGCGCTTCATGATCTGCGCGCGGTGAGTCTCCACGGTCTTGATGCTCAGGCCCAGGCCATTGGCGATCTCCCGGGTGGATTTTCCGCGCACGATCAGCCGGAGGATCTCCAGCTGGCGTCCGGTCAGGTTGTGGGTCTGGGCCTGTGCCGGCGAATGCCGCTGGGCCTGGGTCAGGGCCTGGTTGATCACCGTGTGGGCGATCGCCGGGCTGAGGTAGCGCTCGTTGTTGCGCAAGGCTTCCAGGGCCTGGGCCAGTTCGGTCGCGGTGGTGTCCTTGAGCAGGTAGCCATGGGCACCGATCTCCAACGCCTGCATGATCAGTTGCGGGTCGGTGTGCATCGACAGGATCAGCACCTTGCTCTGCGGACGAACCGCCTGCAACTGGCGCAGGGCGTCGAGCCCGCCGGTATCGCGCATCGACAGGTCGAGCAGGATGATGTCCGGATCCAGGCGTTCGACGGCCTCGAGCAACTGCGCGCCATCGCTGGCTTCGCCGATCACGGCGTAGCCCGGAATCTCCAGTACCAGGGCACGGACACCGGCCCTGATCAGTGAGTGGTCATCCACAAGAAGTAGGTTGCAGGTCATAGAACCTTATTCGTACTGGCTCGTTCGAGGGCGCGGGGGGCCCAGGGAAGAAGGGCTTCGATTTGCGTACCTTTGCCGGGTCCGCTGGTGACTGTCAATCGGCCGCCCAACTGTTCGGCGCGCTCGACCATGCCGGCCATGCCGCGTTGGCCCTGTTCAGCGGGATTGGCGGCGGGAGAGAAGCCCTGGCCATCATCGGCGATAGACAGCGACAGGCCTTCGGGAAGGCGTTTGAGACGTACCAGCAGATTGTCGGCCCGGGCATGGCGCAGGACATTGGTGACAGCCTCCTGGGTGATGCGAAAGGCGGTCACGGCCATTTCCTCGGGCAGCCCGGACAACTGCTGGTGGCATTCCAGGCTCCAGTGCAGCGGGGTGTTGCCCAGGGTCTTGAGCAAGTGCGCGCGCAGGCTGGCCTCCAGGCCCAGGCTGGTCAACTGGCGTGGGTTGAGAATGGCCGAGACGTCGCGGACCTTGGCCAGGGTTTCATCCAGGGTGCTGTTGAGGTCCGCACACTGGCTACGCAGTTCTTCCGGCAGGCGGCCTTGCAACCACTGGGTCTGCAAGCGCGCGGCCGTGAGCAGTTGGCCAATGTCGTCGTGCAGTTCGCGACTCAGGCGGTGGCGCTCGTTCTCCTGCACCTGCAACAGGCGGTCGGCCAGTTCCTGGGGCTGGAAATTGATCGATGTGCGCGAGTCGCGATACTGCAGCCAGAGGCTGGCCAGTGCGGCGAGGTTCAGCGCCAGCAGCCACAGGGACAGCCCCGAGCCTTGTCGGCAGAGCGCCAGGCTGGTAACGGCCGAGGCCGCGCAGAACAGCACGGTCAATCGACGGGCGTTCTTTCGCGAGGGAAACCAGGGCTTTAATAACTTGAGGCTGGCGTACATAGCGTGTGGAGCCAAAGAGTGTCTGGTACAAAGAGCCCAAGTGCAACCACTGACAGGACTCTGTTTAAAAAACCTTTACGGTTCAATCTTCTGGTACAACTTGATATAGGAATTGTGGCTAAGTGCTATTATTTTTTGGATCCTATACGGGATGTTCAGGAAATCATTTTGCCATCAAGTACATAAGCAAGCGGGCAGCATAGTAGCACTTCGTTTAAGGTTGGTCGTCCCTGTTGATATATGTCCAATCGGTCAGCTTTTTTGTACGCCGGTTCCAGAAGACGCGCCGGGCAGCTCTCGCGATCGATTCATGTTTGAAATCATCGCAGTTTATCGTGCTGCTCTTTCTGCGCATAAGAAGGCCCGGCACAAAACACCGAAAGTTGCTCTTTAGTTGATCTGGCTGCTCTTGACCGTGAGAGTGTATCTGCACTTGGCGGGGGCAGGCGCCTGGCATGCAGGCCTGGCCCCTGGCACGGTGGTTCAGGCGGAATGCCCGGGAAAGGTGATCAGTGTGAAGCCTTTCGGCTCGGCCAGCAGGGTCGTGGAGACCTCGGTCTGTGCTGCCAGGGCGGCAATCAGCTCGGCCTGTTCGCTATCGTCCAGCCCGAGTTGGCCGGTATGCGGGTCGATCAGTTCCAACTGCCAGGCCAGCAAGGTCAGGCAGTCCTGCAGGGCTTGCAAGGCACCCTCGTGCAGGTTGAGCCGCTCCGGTGCGTAGCTCAGGACTTCATGGATGTGCCGGGAAAATTTCGCCATGCAGCGCACGCCGAGTACATCGGCGCGTCCACCCAGCTTGTGCAGGGCGGTGAGCAGGCAGTCGATCGCATCCCGGTCGTTGCGGATCAGCTCCAGGTGCTGGCAGCACTCCTGCATCTTCGTCTGCAAGGTTTCCGCTTCCACCAGGAATTCCGGCAGGTTGGCCTGCCGTTCTTTACCGTTCAGCATGCTTTATCTCCATGAAATATCGGCAGGCGATAGAAGGTCGCGCTTGGCGAACGGCAGTGGATTAATGTGGGCCAACAGAGCGTTTCGGTGATCTGTTCCCGAGTTTTTCGGTACGGCACATTTGCAAAGGATTCTCATGCACTGACAGGCGCTGTTCGATAAATCGACTTGAGACGGTTGCGGGAAACGTCCAAAAGGACCGACCCAGAGCGCTTTAACCAGAGTTGTGAGGCGTCTCGCCTGGCTTTGCGGCCACCGTCCCGCGATTGAAAGCAAAAGCCTGACTCCATTCATGTAATGAGAATGGCGTCACATTAATGGCTATTGGATATTGCGAATATCAGGTTGGGCCTGATTGTTACTAGGGGATTCCCCTATGCGGGGGAACCAAAAGCAGCTCCGGTGGTCGTCTCGCGCACGGTGCGTCGAGCCCGGAGAGTGCACTCAGTAAAGCATGATGTTAATGTGACATCAAACGTTTTGCGTAGCATTTTGCGTGAGGGTCAAGGTCCGGCGAAAGCGGCCGATAACTCTCTCAATGAAGTTCTTTGTATCAACGCCCCAGGAGTGATTGATGGCCGGCATTCTCGACACGGTAGACCAACGTACGCAGCTGGTGGGAGAGAATCGTCTGGAGATTCTCATGTTCCGCCTGGCCGGTCGCCAGTTGTTCGCGATCAACGTGTTCAAGGTGCAGGAAGTCCTGCAACTGCCCAAACTGACCCTGATGCCCCAGCGCCATCCATTCGTCTGCGGGGTGGTCAACCTGCGCGGGCAGACCCTGCCGGTGATCGACCTGTCCCAGGCGATCGGCATGCGTCCGCTGGTGCCGGGCCCCGACAGCACGATTATCGTCACCGAGTACAACCGCTCGGTGCAGGCCTTCCTGGTCGGTGGCGTGGACCGTATCGTCAACATGAACTGGGAAGCGATCATGCCGCCGCCGGGCAGTGCCGGGCGCCAGCATTACCTGACCGCCATCAGCAAGGTCGACGATCAGTTGGTGGAGATCATCGACGTGGAGAAGGTTCTCGCCGAGATCGTACCGTACAACGCCAAGGTGTCTCGTGAAAAACTCGACGACCCGATCATGGAACATGCCCGTGGACGCGAGGTGCTGCTGGTCGACGACTCCAAGGTGGCCCTGTCGCAGTTGCGCGATACCCTCGGCCAGCTGGGGGTCAAGCTGCATATCGCCAGTGATGGTCTTCGGGCGCTGAACATGCTCAAGACCTGGGCCGATTCCGGCGCGGTGATGACCGATAAGCTGCTGATGGTGTTCACCGACGCGGAGATGCCGGAGATGGACGGTTATCGCCTGACCACCGAGATCCGCAATGACCCGCGTCTGCGTGGCCTGTACGTGGTGCTGCACACTTCGCTGTCCGGCAGTTTCAACGAAGCGATGGTGAAGAAGGTCGGCTGCGACAACTTCCTCTCCAAGTTCCAGCCGGACAAGCTGGTGGATGTGGTGCGCCAGCGCCTGTTGCTGGACCATCCCGGCGCCTGATTGTGCCGTCGGGGGCAGGTGCAAGGCCTGCCCCGGTCATCGCTGTGGTGATGTCGCCTTTGATTGGGTGATCGGCTCGTATATCGTGGTCTTTTTTTCACGGAGCCGGTCCTCATGTTGCGTCTGAGCGCGCTGTATCGTTATCCACTCAAGTCTGCAAAGGGTGAACGCCTGGGCCATGCCGCGCTCGATGAGCTGGGGTTGACCGGCGATCGACGCTGGATGGTGGTGGACGAGACCAGCGGGCGTTTCCTGACCCAGCGTGCGGTGGCCGGCATGAGTCAACTGTCGGCGTTGTGGAATGACGCCGGTGGCCTGACCCTGAGTGCGCCGGGGCATTCGTCGCTGGAGGTGGCCTTGCCGGCTGCCGATGAGCAACTGCGCGGCGTGACCATCTGGAGTGATACCCTGCGCGTGCCCGATGCCGGTGACGAGGCCGCGGCGTGGTTGAGCGGGTTCATCGGCAAGGCGGTGCGCCTGGTCCATGTGCCGCAGGAGCGGGCGCGAATCACCGAGGCCGGTTATGGCCGGGAAGATGACCGCGTGGCATTTGCCGACGGTTTTCCGTTGCTGCTGATCGGCCAGGCCTCGCTGGAGGATCTGTCGCGGAAGGTCGGGCGTCCGCTGGAGATGCTGCGCTTTCGGCCGAACCTGGTCATCGAGGGCAGTGAGGCGTTTGCCGAGGACCGGTGGAAGCGGATCCGGATTGGCGAGATCGAGTTCCGCCTGGTCAAGCCTTGCTCACGCTGCATTCTCACCACCATCGACCCGCAGACCGGGGAGCGCAGCGCCGACCGCGAGCCGCTAACCACGCTCAAGACCTATCGCGAGAAGGATGGGGACGTGTTTTTCGGGCAGAACCTGGTCAATGACGGGCTGGGGCGGCTGGAAGTGGGGATGCCGGTGACGATTCTCGAGTGATCCGTCGGGCCCTGTGGCGGGGCGACGGATTACATCTTTCTGCACGACATCTTTCCCTGTGGGAGCCGGCTTGCTGGCGATCCGCGGCAGGCGGCATTCAACGAGATCAGCGGCGCCTGATGCGCTGCTATCGCCAGCAAGCCGGCTCCCCAGGTCTGTTGTGGTCCCTGAATCAAGGGTGAGTTCAGGGCTCCACAGGTCACGTGTGCTCTTGCAGGTCGGCGTTTGAATCACTGATCGTCGAAGAAGCGCTCGTTCCAGTCCACCAGCGGCTGTGGTGCATT of the Pseudomonas vanderleydeniana genome contains:
- a CDS encoding chemotaxis protein CheV, giving the protein MAGILDTVDQRTQLVGENRLEILMFRLAGRQLFAINVFKVQEVLQLPKLTLMPQRHPFVCGVVNLRGQTLPVIDLSQAIGMRPLVPGPDSTIIVTEYNRSVQAFLVGGVDRIVNMNWEAIMPPPGSAGRQHYLTAISKVDDQLVEIIDVEKVLAEIVPYNAKVSREKLDDPIMEHARGREVLLVDDSKVALSQLRDTLGQLGVKLHIASDGLRALNMLKTWADSGAVMTDKLLMVFTDAEMPEMDGYRLTTEIRNDPRLRGLYVVLHTSLSGSFNEAMVKKVGCDNFLSKFQPDKLVDVVRQRLLLDHPGA
- a CDS encoding sensor histidine kinase produces the protein MYASLKLLKPWFPSRKNARRLTVLFCAASAVTSLALCRQGSGLSLWLLALNLAALASLWLQYRDSRTSINFQPQELADRLLQVQENERHRLSRELHDDIGQLLTAARLQTQWLQGRLPEELRSQCADLNSTLDETLAKVRDVSAILNPRQLTSLGLEASLRAHLLKTLGNTPLHWSLECHQQLSGLPEEMAVTAFRITQEAVTNVLRHARADNLLVRLKRLPEGLSLSIADDGQGFSPAANPAEQGQRGMAGMVERAEQLGGRLTVTSGPGKGTQIEALLPWAPRALERASTNKVL
- a CDS encoding response regulator yields the protein MTCNLLLVDDHSLIRAGVRALVLEIPGYAVIGEASDGAQLLEAVERLDPDIILLDLSMRDTGGLDALRQLQAVRPQSKVLILSMHTDPQLIMQALEIGAHGYLLKDTTATELAQALEALRNNERYLSPAIAHTVINQALTQAQRHSPAQAQTHNLTGRQLEILRLIVRGKSTREIANGLGLSIKTVETHRAQIMKRLQIFDVAGLVLFAVRERIISLDD
- a CDS encoding MOSC domain-containing protein; this translates as MLRLSALYRYPLKSAKGERLGHAALDELGLTGDRRWMVVDETSGRFLTQRAVAGMSQLSALWNDAGGLTLSAPGHSSLEVALPAADEQLRGVTIWSDTLRVPDAGDEAAAWLSGFIGKAVRLVHVPQERARITEAGYGREDDRVAFADGFPLLLIGQASLEDLSRKVGRPLEMLRFRPNLVIEGSEAFAEDRWKRIRIGEIEFRLVKPCSRCILTTIDPQTGERSADREPLTTLKTYREKDGDVFFGQNLVNDGLGRLEVGMPVTILE
- a CDS encoding undecaprenyl-phosphate glucose phosphotransferase, giving the protein MRLQPVDSLFLTRPSMVEYFLFGIRLVHGLTAILPGLLFLIYLREQTPDITRSYLTILLFFGVISVLIFQALGVYAEAIFSNLLRFQITLIAWSSAFCLLLFMHHGLQLFNYLDNTQLLVWFIASLTLFGVERLILLALFQQLMQRGIFLQNAVILGATENGQRLAEYLSQHQDIRSGVIGFIDDRISRLPKTMVNLPLLGNSSDLERLIREETVTQVLVALPWSAENRMDYIIRELRRLPVNVLLVPDMVAFRHAHNRITEVANLPMFNASEMPLRGWSPMFKRLEDMVLSSIALLLLAPIMLLVAIAIKLDSPGPVLFRQKRYGYNNRLIEVFKFRSMHQHQADANAEKQTTRGDPRITRVGRFIRKTSLDELPQLFNVFLGSMSMVGPRPHATATKAAGILFEEAVKEYTSRHRVKPGITGLAQINGYRGETDTLEKIEKRVEFDLEYIENWSIWFDLYILFRTVPAVLLTREAF
- the yegS gene encoding lipid kinase YegS gives rise to the protein MSERKALLILHGKQALNEDVRTAVEDRRREGWELAVRLTWEAGDAQRLVHEALQLGYRYLIAGGGDGTLRDIAEALALADTQASLVLMPLGTANDFARAAGVPLEPAGALQLLDVPARSIDLGAVGGQVFLNMATGGFGSQVTANTSEDLKKVLGGAAYLFTGLSRFGELHAAYGELQGPDFHWRGELLALGIGNGRQAGGGHELCPQALVDDGLLDISILPAPQEVVGTLRRLMSDGWGLDNMFVRARLPWVEIKVAEGLYLNLDGEPLESDSLRFEARPGALRVHLPADSPLLSRRD